In Vicugna pacos chromosome 10, VicPac4, whole genome shotgun sequence, the following proteins share a genomic window:
- the LOC102525474 gene encoding olfactory receptor 4B1, with the protein MATTNNVTELIFTGLFQDPEVQRMCFVVFLPVYVATVVGNGLIVLTVKVSQSLHSPMYFFLSYLSLVEITYSSTVVPKFITDLLAKIKTISLEGCVAQIFFFHFFGVTEILLLVVMAYDRYVAICKPLHYTTVMSRPVCHRLVAGSWFGGFFHSIIQILITIQLPFCGPNVIDHYFCDLHPLFKLACTDTSVEGLIVLANSGLFSIFSFLLLVSSYVVILVNLRKHSAEGRRKALSTCASHITVVVLFFGPAIFLYTRPSSTFTEDKLVAMFYTVVTPMLNPIIYTLRNAEVKIAMRRLWGKKENSGME; encoded by the coding sequence ATGGCCACTACGAATAATGTGACTGAGTTAATTTTCACTGGCCTTTTCCAGGACCCAGAGGTGCAGAGAATGTGCTTTGTGGTGTTTCTTCCTGTGTACGTGGCCACGGTGGTGGGCAATGGTCTCATCGTTCTGACGGTCAAAGTCAGTCAGAGCCTGCATTCCCCCATGTATTTCTTCCTTAGCTACCTGTCCCTGGTGGAGATCACTTACTCCTCCACTGTTGTCCCTAAGTTCATCACAGACTTACTTGCCAAGATTAAAACCATCTCCCTGGAGGGCTGTGTGGCTCAGATattcttctttcacttctttggggTCACTGAGATACTCTTGCTTGTggtgatggcctatgaccgctatgtggccatctgcaaacccctTCACTACACGACCGTCATGAGCCGGCCTGTGTGTCACCGTCTGGTGGCTGGTTCCTGGTTTGGGGGCTTTTTTCATTCCATAATTCAGATTCTCATCACCATTCAATTGCCCTTCTGTGGCCCCAATGTGATTGATCACTACTTCTGTGACCTCCATCCCTTATTCAAGCTTGCCTGCACCGACACCTCTGTGGAGGGGCTTATTGTGTTGGCCAACAGTGGATTATTCTctatcttctctttccttctcctggTGTCCTCCTACGTTGTCATCCTGGTCAACCTGAGGAAGCATTCAGCAGAGGGAAGACGCAAAGCCCTCTCCACCTGTGCCTCTCACATCACAGTGGTCGTGTTGTTCTTTGGTCCTGCCATCTTCCTCTACACGCGACCCTCCTCCACCTTCACTGAGGACAAACTGGTGGCCATGTTCTACACGGTGGTCACCCCCATGCTGAACCCCATCATCTACACACTCAGAAACGCAGAGGTGAAAATCGCCATGAGGAGACTGTGGGGCAAAAAGGAGAACTCAGGGATGGAGTGA